GGATAGTTTGACAGCGGAACAACAACATATTATCCTATATGGGGACAAGGAGATTCAAAAACTGCAGTATGGTTACTATCCTGGAGTAATTCCCCTGTTGGAAAAGACTTACAGAGAAACTAATTCTGAGATTATTAAACAGAAGCTAGAGCAGTATCTGGAGTACAAAACTTGTGAGGCGTGCGGGGGAAAAAGACTAAAACCGGCGGCATTGGCGGTTAAACTGGGACAGTATACCATTGACCAGTTGACGGAGGTTACCATAAAGGAGTGTTTGAGGAGGATAGAAAACTTGCAATTAACTCCCCGACAGAGGCAAATAGGGGAATTGGCGTTAAGGGAGATTAAAAGCCGTCTTCAGTTTCTGATAGATGTGGGCTTAGACTATCTTACTTTAGCCAGGCCAGCAATGACTCTTTCTGGGGGAGAGGCACAAAGGATTAGACTTGCCACCCAAATGGGTTCGGGTTTGACGGGGGTATTATACGTGTTGGACGAGCCCAGTATTGGGTTACACCAAAGGGACAATGACAGACTGCTGGCAACCCTTAAGAAATTGAGGGATTTGGGCAATACTGTAATTGTTGTGGAGCACGACGAAGACACCATAAGGAGTGCGGATTACATTGTGGACATAGGGCCTAAAGCGGGAGTAAATGGTGGTAGGGTGGTAGTACAGGGAAGTTTAGAGGAGGTGATGGGGTGTGAGGAATCCCTCACTGGTGCATACTTATCTGGCAGGATGACAATAGAAGTGCCCCCGAAGAGAAGGGAGGGCAATGGCAAGTCACTGATTTTGAGAAACTGTCACCGTAATAATTTAAAACACATTGACGTGGAAATTCCTCTAGGCAAGTTAGTGTGCATAACCGGGGTGTCGGGGAGTGGCAAGTCTACCCTGGTGAATGAGTTGTTGTATCCTGCCCTACAGCATCATCTCACCAAAAAGGTACCCTTTCCTAGGGGGATGGATGCTATAGAGGGGATAGAGGAGATAGACAAGGTGATTGTAATTGATCAGTCACCCATTGGTAGGACGCCTCGGTCCAATCCCGCCACCTATACAGGGGTATTTGATGTGATTAGGGAGTTGTTTGCCGAGACACCAGAAGCCAAGGCGAGGGGGTATAAAGCGGGGCATTTTTCCTTTAATGTCAAGGGGGGTAGGTGTGAGGCTTGTGGTGGACAGGGTGTTAACGTCATCTCCATGAATTTCCTACCGGACGTATATGTACGCTGTGACGTTTGTAAGGGCACTCGTTATAGTAAAGAGACATTACAAGTAAATTACAGAGGTTATAGTATAGCAGAGGTGTTAGAGATGACGGTGGAGGAAGCCATGAAAGTATTTGAGAATGTGCCCAAGGCGATGAGCAAGTTGCAGACACTGATGGACGTGGGGTTAGGGTATATAAAACTGGGGCAGAGTGCGCCAACCCTCTCTGGTGGGGAGGCCCAGAGAGTGAAATTGGCTACGGAGTTGTCACGACGTGCCACTGGCAAGACTATTTATCTTATTGACGAGCCCACTACCGGATTATCTTTGTATGACGTGCATCACCTGTTGAACGTATTGCAAAGACTGACAGACAAGGGGAATTCCATAGTAGTCATCGAACACAATATGGAGGTAATCAAGTGTGCCGATTGGATTATTGACTTGGGCTTGGAGGGGGGGGATGGGGGAGGAGAGATTGTAGCGATGGGCACTCCGGAGGAAATTGCGGCACACCCCTTGTCACATACGGGTAGGTATTTAAGGAAGTATTTGAATCAAATATGAGGGTATAATGGGAAAACAGGGAGTACAGACAAAAGGAAAAGAAAGGATGAGAATAGGCAATCCCCCAAAAGGCCAGGATTTGGCGTCTTGTGGTCCCCATCAGGTAGAGGTTTTTCGGGGAGAGGTTTTGAGTCCAGAGAAAGCCCAGAGGATGGCAGAATTTTTTAGTTTGTTGGGGGATAGTAACCGCCTGCGGATTCTTTCGGTTTTGGCACAACAGGAACTATGCGTATGTGACTTAGCTGCTACATTAGACATGACAGAGTCAGCAGTGTCACATCAACTCAGGACATTAAAGGCGATGCGTTTGGTAGCTTACGAGAAGAGGGGAAGGAGGGTATATTATCGCCTGTTAGATCATCACGTATTAGATTTATACTCAGCAGTAGCCGAACATTTAGACGAGACGGAAAATTAGGGGGGATTCACTTTTGGACATCGCTAAGGTTGAAGAGGAAAGGGAGACCACCAGGGGCGTTGTTGCCGTTGATAACCAAGACTTGGGGCATTTGGGCGCCACCTTCTTTCCAGGCTTCGATGGCTTCTTTTTTCAGCACCAACTCCCCACCTTCGGCCTTAAGGGTTTCAGCCAGTAGGCGTTGGGCTTCTGCTTTACCTTTGGCGCGGTTAATTTCGGCCAGGGCCTGTTGTTCAGCCTCTTGAGCTATGTATACTGCCCGTTGCGCCCGTTGTTCAGCGATTTGTTTTTCTTCTACGGCTTTAGCGAATTCGGGGGAGAAGTTGAGGTCTACGACGCTGGTGTCCAGGACAATGATACCATATTTTTCCAGACGGGAATTAAGGGCATTATCAAAGTCTTCCTTTAATTCAGCCCGTTGGGTGATGGCCTCTTCCACGGTGCGTTTCGCGGCCGCTATTTTGAAGGATTCTTGGGTTTGAGGGGCTATAATTTTAGCGACGATGTTTTGGAGGCTACCTTGGGTGCGTCTAATATCTACCACTTTGAGGGGATCAAGACGGAAGTTGATGGCGAAGGTGGCACTTAATTCTTGTAAATCCCTGGTGGAACTTTGGGCGGAAACTTCAAATTTTTGGACAGTGACGTCATAGATGTCTACCGAGGAGATGAAGGGGGGCTTAAAATGCAAACCTTCCAACAGGGGGCCATCTTGAGCCTTTCCCAGGATACTCAAAACACCGGCCTGTCCGGGATTAATAACCACTATGGAATTGAGTCCCATGAAAAGAAGCAAGGCTGCCAAAATGGCGCCGAAGAAACTGGAAATGCCCGAACTGTTTTGGTTTTGCACTCTCCACCTCTCCGAATGAAAAAATCTGGTCTTATTTTACCATGGAGGGGGGACAGGAGCCTATTGGGAGGAGAAATAGAGTTTAGACCTAACTGGATCTGCCATCATAGTCTTGTCTCCTTCTTGCCAGTCTACTGGACATACTTCGTTTTCGTGGGACTGGACATATTGAATGGCTTTTAGAACTCTAATTGTTTCATTTATGCTACGACCACAAGAGAGGTTATTGATGGTGATGTGTTGGATAATGCCCTCTTGATCGATGATAAACAGGCCGCGATGGGCAATGCCGGAGGACTCTTCCAGGACGTGGTAGGCGCGACTGATTTCCTTGGTGAGATCGGAGACTAGGGGGTAATTGAGTTCACCCACACCCCCCTGTTTTCTTTCCGTTTGAATCCAGGCCAGGTGGGTAAATTCACTGTCCACAGACACCCCTAGGATCTCCGTGTTGAGACTGGCAAACTCGTGATAACGATCGCTAAAGGCAATTACCTCTGTGGGACAAACAAAGGTGAAGTCAAGGGGGTAGAAGAAGAGAACGACGTATTTTCCTAGGTAGTCAGAGAGTCTGATAACCCTGAATTCTTGGCCTACAACGGCAGTAGCGGTGAAATCGGGAGCTTTTTGTCCAATTTGCAACATAATGCCACAGGCTGTAGAAAGAAAATAGGATAGGACTAGGGCAGAATTAGACTCCCCGGGGAGAGAGACATGGGGGAGTGGCCACTTCAACCATTGGTGGGGTTAAATTCTAGTTCTTCCTCCCCGTGACCCTCATGGACTGTTTTCACCCATTTAAGTCGTTTTTGGCGGATGGACATTCTGCCGGTGGTGACAGGTATAACCACAAACCAGTGGGTTAGGTAGATCATCCCTAAAATGCTCTCCTGGATTATTTTAAGCCAATCCATCAAACTGAGGGAGGGGGACAATTTGGTACGCCTGAGGCCTAATAAGGTTCCCCAGAAGGCCAAAACGAAGGTAAGGCTGCTCAGTGGTGCTATTAGGGGGTACTTGTGATGGGTAATTGCCATGAGGGAGTCGGGGATGACAGCGGTGGGTAGGATGTATTGTACCAGGAAGAAGTAAAACAGGTCTAATTTTTTGCGCCAGGGGAGACGATGGCTTAAAAGAAAACGCCAGTAGTCCAAATAGCGTTGATAACCCCCTTCTGCCCAACGACTTCGCTGGTGCCACAGGGCGACAGCGGTTTTCACACCTTCTTCTCCCACGGCCGGGTGGGGGAGGAGGGCAATATCCCAGTTATCCAGGTGTAGCCTAATTGTAAGATCTAAGTCATCGGTGATGGTTTCTTCATTCCAACCACCGCATCTTTCCAGGGCTATTCTGCGGACAAACTGACCATTGCCGCGTAACTCCCCTATGCCGCCGCAGGCAATTCTCTGTTGTTGGAAGTAGCTATCCAGTGCCATTTCTGCCGCCTGTCCTCTTGTCCAAAAATTATCTTTGGCGTTGGAGATAGCCTTCCTTACCTGCACTGCCCCTATACTCTTTTCTAAGAACAAAGGTACTACAGACTTTAAAAGGTCTGAGGGGACAGTAGCGTCTGCATCAAAAACGCCGATAATTTCACCCTTAGTGAGGGGGAGGGCTTGGTTTAGGGCGCCGGATTTACCCCCTTTGGCTTGGCTGGCATCCCGATGTAAAACCCGCATATGGGGGTAAAGGGTTTTTAATTCTTCCAGGATAGCTCCGGTGGCGTCGCTG
The Geminocystis sp. M7585_C2015_104 genome window above contains:
- a CDS encoding peroxiredoxin; protein product: MLQIGQKAPDFTATAVVGQEFRVIRLSDYLGKYVVLFFYPLDFTFVCPTEVIAFSDRYHEFASLNTEILGVSVDSEFTHLAWIQTERKQGGVGELNYPLVSDLTKEISRAYHVLEESSGIAHRGLFIIDQEGIIQHITINNLSCGRSINETIRVLKAIQYVQSHENEVCPVDWQEGDKTMMADPVRSKLYFSSQ
- a CDS encoding helix-turn-helix transcriptional regulator, giving the protein MRIGNPPKGQDLASCGPHQVEVFRGEVLSPEKAQRMAEFFSLLGDSNRLRILSVLAQQELCVCDLAATLDMTESAVSHQLRTLKAMRLVAYEKRGRRVYYRLLDHHVLDLYSAVAEHLDETEN
- a CDS encoding prohibitin family protein, translating into MGLNSIVVINPGQAGVLSILGKAQDGPLLEGLHFKPPFISSVDIYDVTVQKFEVSAQSSTRDLQELSATFAINFRLDPLKVVDIRRTQGSLQNIVAKIIAPQTQESFKIAAAKRTVEEAITQRAELKEDFDNALNSRLEKYGIIVLDTSVVDLNFSPEFAKAVEEKQIAEQRAQRAVYIAQEAEQQALAEINRAKGKAEAQRLLAETLKAEGGELVLKKEAIEAWKEGGAQMPQVLVINGNNAPGGLPFLFNLSDVQK
- the uvrA gene encoding excinuclease ABC subunit UvrA; amino-acid sequence: MESKIVIRGARQHNLKNIDLELPKNRLIVFTGVSGSGKSSLAFDTIFAEGQRRYVESLSAYARQFLGQWEKPDVDSIEGLSPAISIDQKSTSHNPRSTVGTVTEIYDYLRLLYGRAGEPFCPICGRSIQPETVDQMCERLLSLPSKTKIHLLAPVVRGKKGHHQQLLSSLRAQGFVRVKIDGQIRDLNEDIRLNSQQKHDISVVVDRLVIKEGIEERIVDSLITCLKLGDGIAIGEIVGEEGGGEEIIFSEKFACPIHGAVMEELSPRLFSFNSPYGACGHCHGLGSFRQFSPERIVPDPQAPVKYAIVPWAEKGDNEHYLSFLEYLAREYKINLYQPWDSLTAEQQHIILYGDKEIQKLQYGYYPGVIPLLEKTYRETNSEIIKQKLEQYLEYKTCEACGGKRLKPAALAVKLGQYTIDQLTEVTIKECLRRIENLQLTPRQRQIGELALREIKSRLQFLIDVGLDYLTLARPAMTLSGGEAQRIRLATQMGSGLTGVLYVLDEPSIGLHQRDNDRLLATLKKLRDLGNTVIVVEHDEDTIRSADYIVDIGPKAGVNGGRVVVQGSLEEVMGCEESLTGAYLSGRMTIEVPPKRREGNGKSLILRNCHRNNLKHIDVEIPLGKLVCITGVSGSGKSTLVNELLYPALQHHLTKKVPFPRGMDAIEGIEEIDKVIVIDQSPIGRTPRSNPATYTGVFDVIRELFAETPEAKARGYKAGHFSFNVKGGRCEACGGQGVNVISMNFLPDVYVRCDVCKGTRYSKETLQVNYRGYSIAEVLEMTVEEAMKVFENVPKAMSKLQTLMDVGLGYIKLGQSAPTLSGGEAQRVKLATELSRRATGKTIYLIDEPTTGLSLYDVHHLLNVLQRLTDKGNSIVVIEHNMEVIKCADWIIDLGLEGGDGGGEIVAMGTPEEIAAHPLSHTGRYLRKYLNQI
- a CDS encoding glycosyltransferase family 2 protein, whose amino-acid sequence is MTNPQQNPHPTESPLPDPISSILDELTDPELEEEEFKADFFQGLSGRRKKAAFTLGVVWITIVTLHLVSWGFAVVLVLGVLLSIHALRLMSAPIPPTQSPYPNPPNLPTVSLLVAAKNEEKVIRKLVHQLANLDYPQQLYEFLVINDNSSDATGAILEELKTLYPHMRVLHRDASQAKGGKSGALNQALPLTKGEIIGVFDADATVPSDLLKSVVPLFLEKSIGAVQVRKAISNAKDNFWTRGQAAEMALDSYFQQQRIACGGIGELRGNGQFVRRIALERCGGWNEETITDDLDLTIRLHLDNWDIALLPHPAVGEEGVKTAVALWHQRSRWAEGGYQRYLDYWRFLLSHRLPWRKKLDLFYFFLVQYILPTAVIPDSLMAITHHKYPLIAPLSSLTFVLAFWGTLLGLRRTKLSPSLSLMDWLKIIQESILGMIYLTHWFVVIPVTTGRMSIRQKRLKWVKTVHEGHGEEELEFNPTNG